A genomic stretch from Xiphophorus maculatus strain JP 163 A chromosome 14, X_maculatus-5.0-male, whole genome shotgun sequence includes:
- the LOC106700288 gene encoding LOW QUALITY PROTEIN: NACHT, LRR and PYD domains-containing protein 7-like (The sequence of the model RefSeq protein was modified relative to this genomic sequence to represent the inferred CDS: inserted 1 base in 1 codon; substituted 1 base at 1 genomic stop codon): MEASDDKEEEVPCSENTLCKEQEGKRKQQKEEPRPTCLSFKSSHSKEPFISFNLDQPSDAKRLDQISDVGQPPPEHQMQLGSIIMELEKKIVMFVKDELKEIQKVLCSDYLECSEGLEEDERVSGNKDEKQSSRSSREAFLKITVDFLRMMNLDDLADLLQSKSFITYQQTLKSNLKKKLQFVFEGIAKSGNQTFLNQIYTELYITEGDSGDVNKEHEVRQIESVSWKPDRPETTIRHEDIFKPSPERDEPIRAVMTKGVAGIGKTVLTQKFTLDWAEDQTNQDIQFTFPFTFRELNLLKDQQFSLVDLVHHFFSETRGISRFEELKVVFIFDGLDESRLPLDFHNNEILTDVRKSTSVDVLLTNLISGNLLPKAHLWITTRPAAASRIPPEFVGKMTEIRGFTDPQKDEYFTKRFKYKKKARMVIYHIKKSRTLHIMCHIPIFCWITATVVEDMLNKKDEELPKTLTEMYIHFLVVQNNLKVIKYDGLQCETDSHWSAESRKMIESLGKLAYEQLMKGNVIFYESDLAECGIGIRAASVCSGVFTEIFREERGLYQNKVFCFVHLSVQEFLAALHVHLTFIKSGVNLLAKGETKSKELEKRKHESPEMXMYKSAVDMALESPDGHLDLFLRFLLGLSLETNKRHLRGFVAQTEESLAINKDTAQYIKEKLNHHGVEKIINLFHCLSELNDQSLMEEIQQSLNTGSLSAHQLSPAQWSALLFILLSSEKGLETFDMKKYFASENALLRLLPMVKIISKVILSGCNLSERSCEALSSLLSSTSSSLRDLDLSNNDLTDSGVKLLCNGLMSPNXELKILRLSGCLITDEGFAALASALTMNPSHLKELDLSFNYPREAGMERLAAILKNPSFRLESLNMEPGGERWLTPGLRKYSCPLTVDLNTVNRFLKLSDKNRKVTLVEEEQPYPDHADRFDLNQLLCTDGLTGRCYWEVEWGGKVYVSLSYRGINRKGVNDDSWFGLNDNSWSLVCSDDGYTVWHNGEKAFIPVSSYSSSPSGRVAVYVDCPAGTLSFYRVSSDTLIHLYTANTKFTEPLYPGFGFEYRTGSWMSLCSL, from the exons ACTTGACCAGATCTCTGACGTTGGTCAACCTCCCCCTGAGCATCAAATGCAGCTGGGCTCCATAATTATG gAACTGGAGAAAAAGATTGTGATGTTTGTGAAGGACGAGCTGAAGGAAATCCAAAAGGTCTTGTGTTCAGATTACCTCGAATGTTCTGAGGGTCTGGAAGAGGATGAGAGGGTGTCTGGAAATAAGGATGaaaagcagagcagcaggagcagTAGAGAGGCATTTTTAAAGATCACTGTTGACTTCTTGAGAATGATGAATCTGGATGACCTAGCTGACCTTCTGCAGAGCA AGTCATTCATCACATATCAACAAACACTAAAGTCTAACCTGAAGAAGAAGCTCCAGTTTGTGTTTGAAGGAATTGCTAAATCAggaaatcaaacatttctaaatcagatttacacagagctctacatcacagaaGGAGACTCTGGAGATGTCAATaaggaacatgaggtcagacagattgaatCAGTGTCCTGGAAACCAGacagaccagaaacaacaatTAGACATGAAGACATATTTAAACCCTCACCTGAAAGagatgaaccaatcagagcagtgatgacaaagggagtggctggcattgggaaaacagtccTGACACaaaagttcactctggactgggcagAAGACCAAACCAACCAGGACATTCAGTTCACGTTTCCATTCACATTCAGAGAGTTGAATCTGTTAAAAGACCAGCAGTTCAGCTTGGTGGATCTTGTTCATCATTTTTTTAGTGAAACCAGAGGGATCTCCAGGTTTGAAGAGTTAAAGGTtgtgttcatctttgatggtttggatgagagtcgacttccACTGGACTTCCACAACAACGAGATCCTGACAGATGTAAGAAAGTCCACTTCAGTGGATGTTCttctgacaaacctcatcagcgGGAACCTGCTTCCCAAAGCTcacctctggataaccacacgacctgcagcagccagtcGAATTCCTCCTGAGTTTGTTGGCAAGATGACAGAGATCAGAGGATTCACTGACCCACAGAAAGATGAGTACTTCaccaaaagatttaaatataaGAAGAAGGCCAGAATGGTAATCTACCATATAAAGAAATCAAGAACtctccacatcatgtgccacatcccaatcttctgctggatcactgctacagttGTGGAAGACATGTTGAACAAGAAAGATGAGGAGCTGCCAAAGaccctgactgagatgtacattCACTTCCTGGTAGTGCAGAACAACCTAAAGGTCATCAAGTATGATGGCCTTCAGTGTGAGACAGATTCACACTGGAGTGCAGAGAGCCGGAAAATGATCGAGTCCTTGGGAAAATTGGCTTATGAACAGCTGATGAAAGGAAACGTGATTTTCTATGAATCAGACTTGGCTGAGTGTGGCATTGGCATCAGAGCAGCTTCAGTGTGCTCAGGAGTGTTCACAGAGATCTTCCGAGAAGAGAGAGGACTGTACCAGAACAAAGTCTTCTGCTTTGTCCACCTGAGcgttcaggagtttctggctgctctgCATGTTCACCTGACCTTCATCAAATCTGGAGTCAATCTGCTGGCAAAAGGTGAAACGAAATCCAAGGaattggaaaaaagaaagcatgaaTCTCCAGAGA TAATGTACAAGAGTGCTGTGGACATGGCCCTAGAGAGTCCAGATGGACACCTGGACTTGTTCCTCCGCTTTCTACTTGGTCTTTCACTGGAGACCAATAAGCGTCACTTAAGAGGCTTTGTGGCACAGACAGAAGAAAGTTTAGCAATTAATAAAGACACAGCCCAGTACATCAAGGAGAAGTTGAATCATCATGGTGTTGAGAAAATcatcaatctgttccactgtctAAGTGAACTAAATGATCAGTCTCTGATGGAGGAAATTCAACAATCTTTAAATACAGGAAGTCTTTCAGCACACCAGCTGTCTCCTGCTCAGTGGTCAGCACTGCTCTTCATCCTACTTTCATCAGAAAAAGGTCTGGAGACATTTGAcatgaaaaaatactttgcttCAGAGAATGCTTTACTGAGGCTGCTGCCAATGGTCAAAATCATTAGCAAAGTTAT ACTGAGTGggtgtaacctctcagagagaagctgtgaagctctgtcctcattGCTCAGCTCAACATCCTCTAGTCTCAGAGatctggacctgagtaacaatgACCTGAcagattcaggagtgaagctgctgtgcAATGGACTGATGAGTCCCAACTGAGAACTCAAAATTCTGAG gcTTTCAGGCTGCCTGATCACAGACGAAGGCTTTGCTgctctggcctcagctctgactaTGAACCCGTCTCACCTGAAGGAGCTGGACCTGAGTTTCAATTATCCTAGAGAGGCAGGAATGGAGAGGCTAGCAGCTATACTGAAGAATCCAAGCTTCAGGCTGGAGTCTCTCAA CATGGAACCTGGAGGAGAAAGATGGTTGACACCAGGTCTGAGGAAGT ATTCCTGTCCACTAACAGTCGACCTAAACACTGTAAACAGATTTCTCAAACTGTCTGACAAAAACAGGAAGGTGACACTTGTGGAGGAAGAGCAGCCGTATCCTGATCATGCAGACAGATTTGACCTCAATCAGTTGCTGTGTACTGATGGTCTGACGGgtcgctgttactgggaggttgaGTGGGGTGGGAAAGTCTATGTATCACTGAGTTACAGGGGAATCAATAGAAAAGGAGTAAATGACGATTCCTGGTTTGGACTGAATGATAACTCCTGGAGTCTAGTCTGCTCTGATGATGGTTACACTGTTTGGCACAATGGAGAAAAAGCTTTCATCCCCGTCTCTTCCTACTCCTCGTCTCCCTCTGGCAGAGTAGCGgtgtatgtggactgtcctgctgggactctgtccttctacagagtCTCTTCAGATACACTGATCCACCTCTACACTGCCAACACCAAATTCACTGAACCTCTTTATCCTGGATTTGGATTTGAGTACAGGACAGGTTCTTGGATGTCTTTGTGTTCACTTTAA